Proteins from a genomic interval of Meiothermus cerbereus DSM 11376:
- a CDS encoding DUF5317 domain-containing protein: MVAAGLEGSLAYATSRGLIAPSIAGPVAKTLVLLLVGYGLWVNTHLRGLWFVGLGLLCNALVIFANKGHMPVSSEALYKVGMESYLPKLQEQYDAVHTLMTSSTPLWFLADVIPVRLLGYTNVISLGDVYLMVGIVLTIVGGALAARRKAQEDLEIDLSF; the protein is encoded by the coding sequence GTGGTGGCGGCGGGGCTCGAGGGCAGTCTGGCCTACGCCACCTCGCGCGGCCTGATCGCCCCCAGCATTGCAGGCCCTGTGGCAAAAACCCTGGTGCTGCTGCTGGTGGGATACGGGTTGTGGGTCAACACCCACCTGCGCGGGCTATGGTTTGTGGGGCTCGGGCTATTGTGTAACGCACTGGTTATTTTCGCCAACAAAGGGCATATGCCCGTTAGCAGCGAAGCGCTGTACAAAGTAGGGATGGAGTCTTACCTGCCTAAACTCCAAGAGCAGTACGACGCGGTACATACCCTGATGACCAGTTCCACGCCGCTTTGGTTTCTGGCCGACGTGATTCCGGTGCGCCTACTGGGATATACCAACGTGATTAGCCTGGGGGACGTGTATCTGATGGTGGGCATTGTGCTCACTATTGTGGGCGGGGCTTTGGCAGCCAGGCGTAAAGCCCAGGAAGATTTGGAGATAGATTTGAGTTTCTAG
- a CDS encoding GNAT family acetyltransferase has translation MPIREFRMADYSSVLALWQNAGLEINPSDSFEGLQKKLERDPDLFLVVEEDGQILGALLAGYDGRRGWLYHMAIHPFGQGQGWGKRMMEELEARLKAKGCQKLNLLVEPSYAGAQDFFERLGYRRDDLIFMEKWLS, from the coding sequence ATGCCCATCCGCGAATTCCGTATGGCCGACTACTCCAGCGTGCTGGCCCTCTGGCAGAATGCGGGCCTGGAAATAAACCCCTCCGATAGCTTTGAGGGCCTGCAAAAAAAGCTCGAGCGCGACCCCGACTTGTTTTTGGTGGTGGAGGAGGACGGCCAGATTCTGGGGGCTTTGCTGGCAGGCTACGACGGGCGGCGGGGCTGGCTGTACCACATGGCCATCCATCCCTTTGGTCAGGGGCAGGGCTGGGGTAAGCGGATGATGGAGGAGCTCGAGGCCCGCCTAAAAGCCAAAGGCTGCCAGAAACTCAACCTTCTGGTCGAGCCTTCTTACGCCGGAGCCCAGGACTTCTTCGAGCGGCTGGGCTACCGCCGCGACGACCTCATTTTTATGGAGAAGTGGCTGAGCTGA
- a CDS encoding Fic family protein: protein MSIKKGKLADLGFDPSDIVAERKALLDRLGGLTAGLLSVRNEEWLYMLQEDTRHSLAIEGHFATEQQLKAVLQGRRSGPEIVNYFRTAQSLYDLALQYHLEGQTHLDLALIRHIHSELWRELAPDRGRFATGGEARVIQGARVSPPTYDVEEYMRAFVRVTLELLHKYPILKALARSHTLFEAIHPFKDGNGRAGRILLCYLAINQGYVPIVIKGLSEGERNVYYQALEAADRGFHRGFPPPKPHQLLERLEEGDFTPLEQLLLEGMLPRLDQTIALTLAARTPLMDLEEVAKVLGVHRGTLYQWRKRGRLIVLKRQGRRTGLLSHPWLFLGTQDTPAQTPEHFPPIRESQAGQATSLFDAVVQNTANTR, encoded by the coding sequence ATGTCGATAAAAAAGGGCAAATTGGCCGATTTGGGGTTTGACCCATCTGACATAGTTGCAGAGCGCAAAGCGCTATTGGATCGGCTGGGCGGGCTTACGGCAGGGCTGCTATCGGTGCGCAACGAGGAGTGGTTGTACATGCTGCAAGAGGACACCCGCCACTCGCTAGCCATCGAGGGGCATTTTGCCACCGAGCAGCAACTTAAGGCCGTGCTTCAGGGGCGCAGGAGTGGCCCCGAGATCGTTAATTACTTTCGCACTGCACAAAGCCTTTACGACTTGGCGTTGCAATACCACCTCGAGGGCCAGACGCACCTCGACCTGGCGCTGATTCGCCACATCCATAGCGAACTCTGGCGTGAGCTTGCACCCGACAGGGGGCGTTTTGCGACGGGGGGTGAGGCTCGGGTCATACAGGGGGCCAGGGTAAGTCCGCCTACCTACGATGTGGAAGAGTACATGCGGGCTTTCGTGCGGGTGACGCTGGAGCTTCTGCATAAGTACCCCATTTTGAAAGCCCTGGCTCGCTCACACACCCTTTTCGAGGCCATACACCCATTCAAGGACGGCAACGGACGGGCTGGACGGATTCTGCTGTGCTACCTGGCGATCAACCAAGGCTACGTACCCATTGTGATCAAGGGATTGAGCGAGGGCGAGCGCAATGTCTACTACCAGGCCCTCGAGGCGGCCGACCGGGGCTTCCACCGGGGCTTTCCTCCCCCGAAGCCGCACCAGCTGTTGGAGCGACTGGAGGAAGGGGACTTTACCCCGCTAGAGCAGTTGCTGCTCGAAGGTATGCTGCCCCGTCTGGATCAGACCATTGCCCTAACCCTGGCAGCTCGAACCCCTTTGATGGACTTGGAGGAGGTAGCCAAGGTGCTGGGCGTGCATAGGGGCACGCTATACCAGTGGCGTAAGCGCGGGCGTTTGATTGTGCTCAAGCGACAGGGACGGCGCACCGGTTTGCTAAGCCACCCGTGGCTCTTCCTGGGAACCCAGGATACCCCGGCCCAAACCCCGGAACACTTCCCCCCCATCCGCGAAAGCCAAGCAGGCCAGGCCACCAGTCTGTTCGACGCCGTGGTACAAAACACTGCCAATACCCGCTAG
- a CDS encoding HD-GYP domain-containing protein, whose protein sequence is MKVSLPPPRILLFILGLLVVFFGLVFFLSRLPADGYTLNALDLAFWAGLVWLARWTIVKLPLGATMSHAFVVNLAAVTLFPPWLAPALVFIFSISKNFGKPDYPWYKDLFNRTQSALATGLAAWVWWASQTQLNLDPHLREITGILVASLVYFLVNVGTVTYVIHLASGASLRKVWFENYSWLWMSYLVQAPVALLLAKAYQTPLIAGWGGFTVLLMMLLLYFSSFYWDEKVKVEESFDDTIEVLVSTLDAKDPYTRLHSERVAAIVKSIAERMGFDEHDVKRITYAARIHDIGKVAIPDSILLKPSKLTEEEFELIKTHPNKGLEVLSPMKHRLSKEVQGVIMHHHERWDGSGYPGRLKEEAIPLWARIVALADAYEAMTAGRAYSPAKTPQEALNEIIVQAGRQFDPQVVKHFEALWRENLIWKDRKEFLRRYTLPAHSSESPSLSPSEPASATSPTSS, encoded by the coding sequence GTGAAGGTTTCGCTGCCGCCGCCCCGCATCCTGCTGTTCATCCTGGGCCTGCTGGTGGTCTTTTTCGGCCTGGTGTTTTTTTTATCCAGGCTTCCAGCGGATGGCTATACCCTAAACGCCCTCGACCTGGCTTTTTGGGCTGGGCTGGTATGGCTGGCGAGGTGGACAATCGTCAAGTTGCCCTTAGGGGCTACTATGTCACATGCTTTTGTGGTGAACCTCGCCGCCGTAACCCTCTTTCCTCCCTGGCTGGCCCCGGCCCTGGTTTTTATCTTCAGCATTAGCAAAAACTTTGGCAAACCCGACTACCCCTGGTACAAAGATCTATTTAACAGAACACAATCGGCCCTGGCCACCGGCCTTGCGGCCTGGGTCTGGTGGGCGTCGCAAACGCAGTTGAACCTTGACCCCCACCTGCGCGAGATAACGGGCATCCTTGTAGCATCCCTTGTGTACTTTCTGGTCAATGTAGGCACCGTCACATATGTGATTCACCTGGCCAGCGGGGCCAGTCTGCGCAAGGTGTGGTTCGAAAACTATAGCTGGCTCTGGATGAGCTACCTGGTGCAAGCACCGGTGGCCTTGCTGCTGGCCAAGGCCTACCAGACGCCCCTGATTGCGGGGTGGGGTGGGTTTACGGTGCTGCTCATGATGCTGTTGCTCTATTTCTCGAGCTTTTACTGGGACGAAAAGGTAAAGGTCGAGGAGTCTTTCGACGACACTATCGAGGTGCTGGTCTCTACGCTGGATGCCAAAGACCCCTACACAAGGCTGCACTCGGAGCGGGTGGCGGCCATTGTCAAAAGCATTGCAGAGCGGATGGGCTTCGACGAGCACGATGTAAAGCGCATTACCTATGCAGCCCGCATACACGACATCGGCAAGGTGGCCATCCCGGACTCTATTCTGCTCAAGCCCAGCAAGCTGACCGAAGAGGAGTTTGAGCTCATCAAAACCCACCCCAACAAAGGATTGGAGGTGCTGAGCCCCATGAAGCACCGCCTGTCTAAAGAGGTGCAGGGGGTTATCATGCACCACCACGAGCGGTGGGACGGCAGTGGCTACCCCGGCAGGCTCAAGGAGGAGGCCATTCCGCTTTGGGCACGCATTGTCGCGCTGGCCGATGCCTACGAAGCGATGACTGCGGGCCGGGCCTATAGCCCCGCCAAAACCCCCCAGGAAGCCCTGAATGAGATAATTGTGCAGGCGGGGCGGCAGTTCGACCCGCAGGTGGTAAAGCACTTCGAGGCCCTGTGGCGAGAAAATCTCATCTGGAAAGATCGGAAGGAGTTTTTACGACGCTATACCTTGCCAGCGCACTCATCGGAATCGCCCTCGCTCTCGCCCTCCGAGCCAGCCTCCGCGACATCGCCAACCTCGAGCTAA